In Priestia megaterium NBRC 15308 = ATCC 14581, the following proteins share a genomic window:
- a CDS encoding DEAD/DEAH box helicase codes for MRIRKNLQEVMDILQTNPSYQKNIVHWHTIEEKEAKTAPFPASLHTKLRQALENRGIGSLYTHQKTAFDLATSKKNVVAVTPTASGKTLCYNLPVLQSIMENDQARALYLFPTKALAQDQKSELNEIIEEMEVPINSYTYDGDTPANIRQKVRKAGHIVITNPDMLHSAILPHHTKWVSLFENLKYIVIDELHTYRGVFGSHVANVIRRLKRICRYYGSNPIFICTSATIANPKELAEHLTGAHVMLVDNNGAPSGRKHFIFYNPPIVNKPLNIRRSATLEVRNIAGEFLKNKIQTIVFARSRVRVEIILTYLQELVKNQLQNKSIQGYRGGYLPKQRREIERGLREGSIYGVVSTNALELGVDIGQLQVCVMTGYPGTVASAWQQAGRAGRRHGEAVIVMVASSSPLDQYMIQHPDYFFSRNPETARINPDNLVILVDHLKCASYELPFKQGETFEGVEIEDVLEFLQEERVIHFSGDKWYWMNDSFPAHNISLRSASQENVVIIDQSDVANVKVIGEMDRFSAMTLLHDEAIYLHQGIQYQVEYLDWDEKKAYVREVDVDYFTDANLAVNLKVLEADKERMERTYSIGYGDVMVSAMATIFKKIKFETHENIGSGPISLPEEELHTNAVWLSFEKEQFYESEERLEQALISVANALQSIAPLMVMCDPSDLHVVPQVKAVHNEQPTIFLYDRYPGGIGLSDKVYEQMNDVLSQTNQLIVNCSCESGCPSCIGMEAQGEHAKSDALVLLQQLQSR; via the coding sequence ATGAGAATACGAAAAAACTTACAAGAAGTAATGGATATCTTACAAACGAATCCGTCATATCAGAAAAATATTGTTCATTGGCATACAATCGAAGAGAAAGAAGCTAAAACTGCGCCATTTCCGGCTTCTTTGCATACGAAACTGCGGCAAGCACTTGAGAACCGAGGAATTGGTTCGCTTTATACGCATCAAAAAACAGCGTTTGATTTGGCGACATCTAAGAAGAATGTTGTGGCTGTGACGCCGACAGCATCGGGGAAAACATTGTGCTACAACTTGCCGGTACTCCAAAGTATTATGGAGAATGATCAGGCTAGAGCTCTTTATTTGTTTCCAACAAAAGCGCTTGCCCAAGATCAAAAAAGTGAATTAAATGAAATCATTGAAGAAATGGAAGTACCAATCAATAGCTACACGTATGATGGAGATACTCCGGCAAATATCCGTCAAAAGGTAAGAAAAGCAGGTCATATTGTTATTACGAATCCAGATATGCTTCATTCAGCTATTTTACCTCATCATACTAAATGGGTATCACTGTTTGAAAACCTGAAGTACATTGTGATTGATGAACTTCATACGTACCGCGGTGTTTTTGGAAGCCACGTAGCCAACGTTATACGCAGGTTAAAGCGAATTTGCCGCTACTATGGAAGCAATCCTATCTTTATTTGTACATCAGCGACCATCGCTAACCCAAAAGAACTCGCTGAACATTTAACGGGAGCTCATGTTATGTTAGTAGATAACAACGGAGCGCCTAGCGGCCGCAAGCATTTTATTTTTTATAACCCGCCTATTGTTAATAAACCGTTAAACATTAGAAGAAGTGCTACGCTTGAAGTGCGAAATATTGCAGGAGAGTTTTTGAAAAATAAAATTCAAACGATTGTATTTGCACGAAGCCGAGTACGAGTGGAAATTATTTTAACGTATCTGCAGGAGCTCGTAAAAAACCAGCTTCAAAATAAGTCTATTCAAGGGTACCGCGGAGGATATTTGCCGAAGCAGCGACGCGAAATAGAAAGAGGACTTCGAGAGGGAAGTATTTACGGGGTAGTCAGTACGAATGCTTTAGAGCTAGGAGTAGATATCGGGCAGCTGCAGGTGTGTGTGATGACAGGTTATCCAGGCACGGTTGCAAGCGCTTGGCAGCAAGCAGGACGAGCAGGGAGACGTCACGGAGAAGCCGTCATTGTGATGGTCGCAAGTTCAAGTCCGCTTGATCAGTATATGATTCAGCATCCGGACTACTTTTTTAGCAGAAACCCAGAAACAGCTCGAATTAATCCTGATAATCTTGTTATTTTAGTCGATCATTTAAAATGTGCGTCCTATGAGCTGCCGTTTAAGCAGGGAGAAACATTTGAGGGGGTAGAAATTGAAGACGTGCTGGAGTTTTTGCAAGAAGAGCGAGTGATTCATTTTAGCGGAGACAAATGGTACTGGATGAACGATTCGTTCCCAGCTCATAATATCAGTCTGCGTTCTGCATCCCAAGAAAATGTTGTCATTATTGATCAATCGGACGTTGCAAATGTGAAAGTAATTGGAGAAATGGATCGGTTTAGTGCCATGACGCTTCTTCATGATGAGGCGATTTACTTGCATCAAGGCATTCAGTATCAAGTAGAATACTTGGACTGGGATGAGAAAAAAGCGTATGTTCGTGAAGTCGATGTAGACTATTTCACCGATGCAAACTTAGCAGTTAACTTAAAGGTGCTAGAAGCTGATAAAGAACGGATGGAGAGAACATATTCAATTGGTTATGGCGATGTAATGGTCAGCGCTATGGCTACGATATTTAAAAAAATAAAGTTTGAGACGCATGAAAACATAGGGTCAGGTCCCATTTCACTTCCAGAAGAAGAGCTTCATACAAATGCCGTGTGGCTAAGCTTTGAAAAAGAACAGTTTTACGAATCTGAAGAACGATTGGAACAAGCGCTCATTTCCGTGGCAAATGCCCTTCAGTCAATTGCACCGCTTATGGTGATGTGCGATCCGTCTGATTTACATGTAGTGCCCCAGGTAAAAGCGGTGCACAACGAACAGCCGACTATCTTCTTATATGATCGATACCCGGGAGGCATTGGGCTAAGTGACAAAGTGTACGAACAAATGAATGATGTGCTAAGTCAAACCAATCAATTAATTGTAAATTGTTCTTGCGAAAGCGGCTGTCCGTCTTGTATCGGTATGGAAGCACAGGGAGAACACGCAAAAAGCGATGCGCTCGTGCTGCTACAACAACTGCAAAGTAGGTGA
- a CDS encoding ribonuclease H-like domain-containing protein, protein MSFKNKLNRMKKHLHVTEAKPPVESNPQQPKSASIPYEQEWKGNHAVPYFAEDSYCMIREVVYPLDYKHGHYEFNELKKVVEVWNGSTVAHPLSSKGRTYSDLFFFDTETTGLSTGTGTTIFLLGYARVLKDSVVFRQHILTEPSGEVAFYESFLKEVDYTTLVTYNGKSFDWPHVKTRHTLLRDHLPKLPKFGHFDLLHASRRLWKHKMNSVKLANVEKEILGIERVDDIPGFLAPMIYFDFIETKNPRGLFDIMKHNEHDILSLITLYIHLSKHLLTSEEFTEKETYEVARWYEQLGENKHAFSLYQGVAEKEKEEHEKAQLAMAYHYKKEKSWKEAVDMFEPLVQTCEGDVAIEALVELAKICEHRLKDVHQALLYTELALEKWNQLREMTKKTSKEALEKRLLRLKNKSAKA, encoded by the coding sequence TTGTCTTTTAAAAATAAATTAAACCGTATGAAAAAGCATCTTCACGTTACAGAAGCAAAGCCGCCGGTTGAAAGTAACCCGCAGCAACCTAAAAGCGCGTCTATTCCCTATGAGCAGGAATGGAAGGGAAATCATGCTGTTCCTTACTTTGCGGAAGACAGCTACTGTATGATAAGAGAGGTGGTTTACCCGCTCGACTACAAGCATGGACATTATGAATTTAATGAGCTGAAAAAAGTAGTGGAAGTATGGAATGGGTCTACAGTTGCTCATCCGCTTTCATCAAAAGGCCGCACATATTCAGATTTATTTTTCTTTGATACGGAAACGACGGGGCTTAGTACAGGTACGGGAACAACTATCTTTTTGCTAGGATATGCAAGGGTGCTAAAAGATTCCGTCGTTTTTCGTCAACATATATTAACAGAGCCAAGCGGAGAAGTAGCATTTTACGAAAGTTTCTTAAAAGAAGTAGACTATACGACGCTTGTGACTTATAATGGGAAATCTTTCGATTGGCCTCATGTGAAGACTCGTCATACACTATTGAGAGATCATTTGCCCAAACTGCCTAAGTTCGGTCACTTTGATTTACTGCATGCATCAAGAAGGCTGTGGAAACACAAAATGAATTCGGTTAAGCTTGCGAATGTCGAAAAAGAAATACTTGGAATTGAACGAGTTGATGATATTCCAGGTTTCTTAGCTCCCATGATTTATTTTGATTTTATTGAAACGAAAAATCCAAGAGGCTTATTCGACATTATGAAACATAATGAACATGATATTTTATCACTTATCACCTTATACATTCATTTATCAAAACATCTCCTTACTAGTGAGGAGTTTACAGAAAAAGAAACATATGAAGTAGCAAGGTGGTATGAGCAGTTAGGGGAGAATAAGCACGCTTTCTCTCTTTATCAGGGCGTAGCGGAAAAAGAAAAAGAAGAGCATGAAAAAGCTCAGCTAGCGATGGCTTATCATTATAAAAAAGAGAAGAGCTGGAAAGAGGCAGTGGACATGTTTGAACCCTTGGTTCAAACATGTGAAGGTGACGTCGCTATAGAAGCATTGGTTGAGCTAGCTAAAATTTGTGAGCATCGTCTCAAAGATGTGCATCAAGCACTTCTATATACTGAGCTCGCCTTGGAAAAGTGGAATCAACTCAGAGAAATGACTAAAAAAACGTCGAAGGAAGCGCTTGAAAAAAGACTTCTTAGACTAAAAAATAAATCAGCTAAAGCATAG
- a CDS encoding spore coat protein has protein sequence MYPRPTKCMPPIVHPTKCCTQFTSQEVVVPHIHPSHNTLVNHTNVKHVHYFPQTQSVVNETSNQQFFGGAQQYPTQVGGAGYPGQMGGYPGQVAGAGYPGQGGYPGQVAGASYPGQGGYPGQVGGAGYPGQGGYPGQVAGASYPGHKGCGQGSCHTKGAHQGPNSGYFR, from the coding sequence ATGTATCCAAGACCAACAAAATGTATGCCACCAATTGTGCATCCAACAAAATGTTGCACGCAGTTTACTTCTCAGGAGGTAGTTGTACCTCACATTCATCCAAGTCATAATACATTGGTGAATCATACAAATGTGAAGCACGTACATTACTTCCCGCAAACGCAATCTGTTGTAAATGAAACTTCAAATCAACAGTTTTTTGGCGGTGCGCAGCAATATCCAACTCAAGTAGGGGGAGCAGGCTATCCAGGTCAAATGGGAGGCTACCCAGGTCAAGTAGCAGGTGCTGGTTACCCAGGTCAAGGAGGTTACCCAGGTCAAGTAGCAGGTGCTAGTTATCCAGGTCAAGGAGGCTACCCAGGTCAAGTAGGGGGAGCTGGTTATCCAGGTCAAGGAGGCTACCCAGGTCAAGTAGCAGGTGCTAGTTATCCGGGACACAAAGGTTGCGGCCAAGGAAGCTGTCATACAAAAGGCGCGCATCAAGGACCTAATTCAGGGTATTTTAGATAA
- a CDS encoding DUF1273 domain-containing protein, with amino-acid sequence MKVLTVTGYKPFELGIFNEKHQGITYIKKALYKKLQELVEDGLEWVLISGQLGVEIWAAEVVFDLQLDYPELQLAVLTPFLEQEEKWNEANKELYEFVLSQADYVDSITKKKYESPAQFRLKNQFLVEKSEGICLVYDEEHEGSPKYMLETAKKRAEREEYPIIMVTSHDLQDIVDEEKFSSF; translated from the coding sequence ATGAAGGTGCTGACGGTTACTGGTTATAAGCCATTCGAACTTGGGATTTTTAATGAAAAACATCAAGGCATTACATACATAAAAAAAGCGCTCTATAAAAAATTACAGGAATTAGTAGAAGATGGATTAGAATGGGTATTGATTAGTGGCCAGCTAGGAGTAGAGATTTGGGCAGCGGAAGTGGTATTTGATCTCCAGCTGGATTATCCCGAGCTTCAGTTAGCTGTTTTAACACCATTTTTGGAGCAAGAAGAAAAATGGAATGAAGCCAATAAAGAATTGTATGAATTCGTCTTAAGTCAAGCAGATTATGTAGATAGCATCACAAAAAAGAAATATGAAAGTCCAGCACAGTTTCGGTTAAAAAATCAGTTTTTAGTAGAAAAAAGTGAAGGTATTTGTTTAGTTTACGACGAAGAGCACGAAGGAAGTCCTAAATATATGTTAGAAACGGCTAAAAAACGTGCTGAACGAGAAGAATACCCTATTATAATGGTGACGTCTCACGACTTACAGGATATCGTGGATGAAGAAAAATTTTCGTCTTTTTAA
- the gpsB gene encoding cell division regulator GpsB, giving the protein MLADKIRLTAKEILEKEFKTGMRGYNQEEVDKYLDSVIKDYEAFHEEIEALQTENLRLKKQVEELSKKPQQPSFTPPPAQQQQQAGTTNFDILKRLSNLEKHVFGSKLYE; this is encoded by the coding sequence ATGTTAGCTGATAAAATTCGTTTAACGGCCAAAGAAATTTTAGAAAAAGAATTTAAAACAGGCATGAGAGGCTATAATCAAGAAGAAGTAGATAAGTATCTAGATTCTGTTATTAAAGATTATGAAGCATTTCATGAAGAAATTGAAGCATTACAAACTGAAAATTTACGCTTAAAAAAGCAAGTAGAAGAGTTATCTAAAAAGCCGCAACAACCTTCGTTTACCCCGCCGCCGGCTCAACAGCAGCAGCAAGCGGGTACGACAAACTTTGATATTTTAAAACGTTTGTCGAACTTAGAAAAACATGTGTTTGGAAGTAAATTATACGAATAA
- a CDS encoding PspA/IM30 family protein: MRNLFTRMKETISADLHQLLDHKEQKNPIAALNHYLRQCEQETEKVRQLVERQHTLKEQFNREYHLALDMMKKRHEQAQVAQAAEEAELHEFILKEHAHYEERAKRVKESYEDASKQLEELEQKYEEMKHKVKDMHIRRMELMGRENIARAHHRMNSVMKTEASYTSYSQFDEMETYIDQLENQINTNYYRQTVDSKIAELEKRVKSS, translated from the coding sequence ATGAGAAACTTATTTACTCGAATGAAAGAAACGATTTCTGCAGACCTTCATCAATTACTTGATCACAAAGAACAAAAAAATCCAATTGCTGCACTAAACCACTATTTGCGTCAATGCGAGCAGGAGACCGAAAAGGTAAGGCAGCTTGTTGAGCGACAGCACACGTTAAAAGAACAGTTTAATCGCGAATATCATCTGGCCCTTGATATGATGAAAAAGCGCCATGAGCAAGCACAAGTAGCACAAGCAGCTGAAGAAGCGGAATTACATGAATTTATTTTAAAAGAACATGCTCACTACGAAGAGAGAGCAAAGCGCGTAAAAGAATCTTATGAAGATGCATCCAAGCAGTTAGAAGAGCTTGAACAAAAGTATGAAGAAATGAAGCATAAGGTAAAAGATATGCATATTCGCCGTATGGAACTAATGGGGCGCGAAAATATTGCTCGTGCGCATCATCGTATGAATTCAGTAATGAAAACAGAAGCATCTTATACGTCTTACAGCCAGTTTGACGAAATGGAAACCTATATTGACCAGCTTGAAAATCAAATTAATACAAATTACTATAGACAAACGGTAGACAGCAAGATTGCTGAATTAGAAAAAAGAGTAAAATCATCGTAA
- the liaF gene encoding cell wall-active antibiotics response protein LiaF, producing the protein MQSVNKTEFLMFIFICSLFVLFIEIMFFHSGLIFSVLIAGAFMYIGRKKMRRKLGRILFWIGVIGLVLNIFNTVAFKFLIIALFLYFLLRFIQSRKHPVEFRPTDEFTQQPNQSLVQVRPVLTNKLLGSQRTEDSVYEWDDINIQSVWGDIVVDLSNTVLPKGDAVIFIRQVFGNIKVLIPYETEVSVNHSKLAGNVTVFGHQRGFSFNENLSIKTEGFDQSAHRVKIVTTVVIGDLEVQRI; encoded by the coding sequence GTGCAAAGCGTAAACAAAACAGAATTTCTTATGTTCATTTTTATTTGCAGTTTATTTGTCCTGTTTATTGAAATTATGTTTTTTCACAGCGGCTTGATCTTTTCTGTATTAATTGCCGGTGCGTTCATGTATATTGGGCGAAAAAAAATGAGAAGAAAACTAGGGCGCATTTTATTTTGGATTGGCGTTATTGGGCTTGTGTTGAATATATTTAATACAGTTGCCTTTAAGTTTTTAATTATTGCTCTTTTTCTGTATTTTTTACTTAGATTTATTCAATCAAGAAAGCATCCGGTTGAATTCAGACCAACTGACGAATTTACCCAGCAGCCAAACCAAAGTTTGGTGCAGGTCCGGCCGGTTTTGACGAATAAACTTCTTGGTAGTCAAAGAACCGAAGACTCCGTATACGAATGGGATGATATTAATATTCAAAGCGTATGGGGAGACATTGTGGTTGATTTAAGCAATACCGTTCTGCCAAAAGGCGATGCGGTTATTTTTATTCGTCAAGTGTTTGGAAATATTAAAGTGCTCATTCCTTACGAAACGGAAGTATCTGTGAATCATTCTAAACTAGCAGGAAACGTAACGGTTTTTGGACATCAGCGCGGCTTTTCGTTCAATGAAAATTTGTCTATCAAAACAGAGGGATTTGATCAATCTGCTCATAGGGTGAAGATTGTTACAACTGTTGTGATTGGAGATTTAGAGGTGCAAAGGATATGA
- a CDS encoding sensor histidine kinase — protein sequence MSILQRQLLWGIFLSFFVFVSVLLTVFFAYPVFQLSDLWKTSVLGMPFVLFSFSLSLTIGSVIGGIMGFMWRQQWTYVENRLYEIENGHRHMSANEPLIQETSRIISRLNKVDYKMILQAQQSQKMATEKVENQQKQVQEIVSQERNRLARELHDSVSQQLFAASMLMSAITESNLTLQDSEAKQLKMVEKMINQSQLEMRALLLHLRPAALKGKSLQAGMKELMNELAQKVPLELNWKIEAFELDKGIEDHLFRILQESVSNTLRHANATALDVLLIKRDFSIILRIVDNGVGFDVEKEKVGSYGLQNMYERAIEIGGLLKIISLPDKGTKLEVKVPLVEREEKQND from the coding sequence ATGAGTATTCTTCAACGGCAGTTATTATGGGGGATTTTCCTAAGTTTTTTTGTATTTGTATCCGTGCTCCTTACCGTGTTTTTTGCATATCCTGTTTTTCAACTTAGCGACTTATGGAAAACAAGCGTATTGGGGATGCCTTTTGTGCTGTTTTCCTTCAGTTTGAGCCTTACGATTGGAAGCGTGATTGGAGGAATCATGGGGTTTATGTGGAGACAGCAGTGGACATATGTTGAAAACCGATTATATGAAATAGAAAATGGCCACCGGCATATGTCGGCAAATGAACCGCTTATTCAAGAAACGTCTCGAATTATAAGCCGTTTAAATAAAGTAGATTATAAAATGATTCTTCAAGCACAGCAATCTCAAAAGATGGCAACGGAAAAAGTGGAAAATCAGCAAAAGCAAGTGCAAGAAATTGTTTCTCAGGAACGAAATCGGCTTGCTAGAGAACTGCATGACTCCGTTAGTCAGCAGCTATTTGCCGCTTCGATGCTTATGTCTGCTATTACGGAGTCCAATCTTACGCTACAAGACTCTGAAGCTAAGCAATTAAAGATGGTTGAAAAAATGATTAACCAATCACAGCTTGAAATGAGGGCTTTGCTTCTTCATCTTCGTCCTGCAGCATTAAAAGGAAAATCGCTGCAGGCTGGAATGAAAGAACTGATGAATGAGCTTGCTCAAAAAGTACCGCTTGAATTAAATTGGAAAATAGAAGCATTTGAACTTGATAAAGGCATTGAAGACCACTTGTTTAGAATTTTGCAAGAATCCGTATCAAATACGCTGCGTCATGCCAATGCAACAGCTTTAGATGTGCTGCTGATTAAACGTGATTTTTCCATTATTTTACGTATTGTTGATAACGGAGTTGGTTTTGATGTAGAAAAGGAAAAAGTCGGATCGTACGGACTGCAAAATATGTACGAACGCGCAATTGAAATTGGGGGCCTATTAAAAATTATTAGCTTGCCCGACAAGGGAACAAAGCTAGAAGTAAAAGTACCGTTAGTAGAAAGAGAGGAGAAGCAAAATGATTAA
- a CDS encoding response regulator: MINVLLVDDHEMVRIGVGAYLSAQADIHVIAEAANGQQAVELGLQLRPDIILMDLVMEEMDGIEATKQLIKQWPEAKVIIVTSFLDDEKVYPALEAGATSYLLKTSKAGEIAAAIRRTYEGQSVLEPEVTGKMMSKMRKPSLPHEELTAREMEILLLMTQGKTNQEIADELFIALKTVKTHVSNLLSKLDVQDRTQAVIYAFKHKLAQ; encoded by the coding sequence ATGATTAATGTACTGTTAGTGGATGACCATGAAATGGTTCGTATTGGCGTAGGAGCGTATTTGTCGGCTCAAGCAGACATTCATGTAATAGCTGAAGCAGCAAACGGCCAACAGGCCGTTGAATTAGGGCTTCAGCTGCGCCCGGATATTATTTTAATGGATTTAGTCATGGAAGAAATGGACGGGATTGAAGCAACAAAACAACTGATTAAGCAGTGGCCAGAAGCGAAAGTGATCATTGTCACTAGCTTTCTAGATGATGAAAAAGTATATCCCGCTCTAGAGGCAGGGGCAACAAGCTACTTATTAAAAACGTCTAAAGCAGGAGAAATTGCAGCTGCTATTCGCCGTACATATGAGGGGCAATCTGTATTAGAGCCCGAAGTAACCGGTAAAATGATGTCTAAAATGAGAAAACCGTCTTTACCTCATGAAGAACTGACAGCTCGTGAAATGGAAATTTTACTGCTAATGACACAAGGCAAAACAAATCAAGAGATTGCAGACGAATTATTTATTGCGCTAAAGACGGTAAAAACACATGTGAGCAATTTATTAAGTAAGCTGGATGTACAAGACCGGACTCAAGCCGTCATCTACGCCTTTAAACACAAATTAGCGCAGTGA
- a CDS encoding glycoside hydrolase family 13 protein, with protein sequence MEKKWWKEAVAYQIYPRSFMDSNGDGIGDIQGVISKLDYLSDLGIDVIWICPIYQSPNDDNGYDISDYKDIMKDFGTMEDFDELLDEVHHRGMKLIMDLVINHTSDEHPWFLESRSSKENPYRDYYIWHEGKDGKEPNNWESIFSGSAWEFDEKTKEYYMHVFSKKQPDLNWENEKVRHELYEMVNWWLDKGIDGFRVDAISHIKKVAGFPDLPNPEKLDYVPSFEGHMNRPGIQEHLKELKENTFAKYDIMTVGEANGVTSDSADEWVAEDGGNFNMIFQFEHMGLWDKGEEKPLDLIELKTILTNWQNGLEKINGWNALYLENHDQIRSVNKFGSVAYRVESAKCLAALYFLMKGTPFIYQGQELGMTNVKFDSIDDYDDVGMINYYRIQREKGDTHDEIMKVIWETGRDNSRTPMQWNTERNAGFSTGTPWMKVNPNYVDINVEEQKSDENSVLNFYKQLIKIRKQHDVLVYGTYKLLAEEDSAIYAYTRTLEGKTAVIICNMSPKNQTFEFPSESSFSNREVLIHNYPLDKNETLEKCTLHPYETRVYLLS encoded by the coding sequence ATGGAAAAGAAATGGTGGAAAGAAGCTGTTGCGTATCAAATCTACCCGCGAAGCTTCATGGATTCAAACGGTGACGGAATTGGTGACATTCAAGGGGTTATTTCAAAATTAGACTATTTATCTGATCTTGGAATTGATGTCATTTGGATTTGCCCGATTTATCAGTCTCCTAACGACGATAATGGCTACGATATCAGTGATTATAAAGATATTATGAAAGATTTCGGAACAATGGAAGACTTTGATGAGCTGCTAGATGAAGTTCACCATCGCGGAATGAAGCTGATTATGGATTTAGTTATTAATCATACTTCAGATGAACACCCTTGGTTTTTAGAATCCAGGTCTTCTAAAGAGAATCCATATCGTGATTATTATATTTGGCACGAAGGTAAAGATGGAAAAGAGCCAAACAACTGGGAATCTATTTTTAGCGGATCAGCTTGGGAGTTCGACGAGAAGACAAAAGAATATTACATGCACGTATTTTCTAAAAAACAGCCCGATTTAAACTGGGAAAATGAAAAAGTACGTCATGAGCTTTATGAAATGGTTAACTGGTGGTTAGATAAAGGAATTGATGGTTTTCGTGTAGATGCTATTTCGCATATTAAGAAAGTGGCCGGCTTCCCAGATCTACCGAACCCTGAAAAACTAGATTATGTGCCATCGTTTGAAGGGCATATGAATCGACCGGGAATTCAAGAACATTTAAAAGAGCTAAAAGAAAATACGTTTGCCAAATATGATATTATGACGGTTGGAGAGGCAAATGGTGTAACATCGGACAGCGCAGATGAGTGGGTAGCTGAAGATGGCGGAAACTTCAATATGATTTTTCAGTTCGAGCATATGGGACTGTGGGATAAAGGAGAAGAAAAACCGCTTGATTTAATCGAGTTAAAAACGATTTTAACTAATTGGCAAAATGGTTTAGAAAAAATCAACGGCTGGAACGCTTTATATTTAGAAAATCATGACCAAATTCGTTCTGTAAATAAATTCGGCAGCGTAGCTTACCGAGTGGAAAGTGCAAAGTGCTTAGCTGCACTATACTTTTTAATGAAAGGAACACCGTTTATTTATCAAGGACAAGAACTTGGAATGACCAATGTTAAGTTTGATTCTATTGACGATTATGATGATGTTGGTATGATTAACTACTACCGTATTCAGCGTGAAAAAGGCGATACACATGACGAGATTATGAAAGTAATTTGGGAAACAGGCCGCGATAATTCAAGAACGCCAATGCAGTGGAATACAGAAAGAAATGCAGGATTTTCTACTGGTACCCCTTGGATGAAGGTGAATCCAAATTACGTAGATATTAACGTAGAAGAGCAGAAAAGTGATGAAAATTCGGTACTGAATTTTTACAAACAGCTCATTAAAATTAGAAAACAGCATGATGTGCTGGTGTATGGAACTTATAAGCTATTGGCAGAAGAAGATTCCGCTATTTACGCGTATACGCGAACATTAGAAGGTAAAACCGCTGTTATTATTTGTAATATGTCACCGAAAAATCAAACGTTCGAGTTTCCTTCAGAGAGCTCGTTTTCAAACAGAGAAGTGCTGATTCATAATTATCCGTTGGATAAAAATGAAACGCTTGAAAAATGTACGCTGCACCCATATGAAACACGTGTATACTTACTTTCATAA